A genomic segment from Verrucomicrobiia bacterium encodes:
- a CDS encoding DUF481 domain-containing protein, with product MKSFSRQLPRAAAVAAATLGSSFVPLCAQDAPPPKNWTTSLGLNLGLTGGNAETFNVGGNVLTVKEWGDTGANILSFGADVNYGTSTTTEVNDAGGPNQSLTETDTTNVNNYGGFLSYNRLLTDRLYVGGRFSGRHDEIAGVDYRIAATATVGYYLIKKEKLSLSVETGPGYVWEELVGTGYNDYATLRFANNFEWKFTDKSRLFQTFEYLPQIDKWGNYVMTAAVGVETELYKNLSLLIVFRDWYRSEPASYAGTDPTIFRQKNDYQLTAGVLYTFN from the coding sequence ATGAAATCGTTCTCCCGCCAGCTTCCCCGTGCCGCCGCCGTGGCCGCGGCGACCCTTGGTTCTTCCTTCGTTCCGCTGTGCGCCCAGGACGCGCCGCCCCCGAAGAACTGGACCACCTCCCTCGGCCTCAACCTGGGACTGACCGGCGGCAACGCGGAGACCTTCAACGTCGGCGGCAACGTGCTGACCGTGAAGGAATGGGGAGACACCGGCGCGAACATCTTGAGCTTCGGCGCCGACGTGAACTACGGCACCTCGACGACGACCGAGGTCAACGACGCGGGCGGCCCGAACCAGTCCCTGACTGAAACCGACACGACCAACGTCAACAACTACGGCGGGTTTCTCTCCTACAACCGGCTCCTGACCGACCGGCTGTATGTCGGCGGACGGTTCAGCGGACGTCATGACGAAATCGCCGGCGTGGATTACCGGATCGCCGCGACCGCGACGGTCGGCTACTACCTCATCAAGAAGGAAAAACTGAGCCTCTCCGTGGAGACCGGCCCCGGCTATGTCTGGGAGGAACTCGTCGGTACCGGCTACAACGACTACGCCACCCTCCGGTTCGCCAACAATTTCGAATGGAAGTTCACCGACAAATCCCGGCTGTTCCAGACGTTTGAGTACCTCCCCCAGATTGACAAGTGGGGCAACTACGTCATGACCGCCGCGGTGGGTGTCGAGACCGAGCTCTACAAAAACCTCTCGCTCCTGATCGTCTTCCGCGACTGGTACCGGAGCGAGCCGGCCTCCTACGCGGGAACGGATCCCACGATCTTCCGACAGAAGAACGATTACCAGCTCACGGCGGGCGTCCTGTACACCTTCAACTGA